A stretch of DNA from Raphanus sativus cultivar WK10039 unplaced genomic scaffold, ASM80110v3 Scaffold4344, whole genome shotgun sequence:
TGATGATATGTATGAACAAGACTAGAgtttatcttatatataaaaaaatataataatttcctCACTGATCACCATGTCAGTATATCTTCTATATTTAGTTTCAGCTCGCCCCtaaaacaaatctcaaaatGTACCTATGCCCCATATAATATGATCCAAACTAAAATCAATGGTTATAGACGGTTTGGCTGTTCAGTATttgtcaaaacaaaatatttccaTGTGTTTTGTTACTATTCTGGATTCAAAAGAGCAGTTATTTCATTGAACTTAAAAACCATCTGAGAAATAAAGAATTGCACGAGATTTACCAAATAATGGAGTGGGGGAGGGAACAGACAGGACACACCAAAGCTGAATTAGTGAAGTCTAGCAAAGGACAATTGAAacacaaacaaagaagaaataatGAGAGATGAAAGTGGAAAGAAGCCTAGTTTAGAGAGATGCAGAATGAGATAGTCGTGATAGCAACACCTGAATTTAATGCTAAACACTTATGAGTTAAAGTGATGTTTGTGGTCCTCACATCAGCCTATACAACACCTACACAATAATAAGAAAACCAACCCTATAGGAAAAGGACAGCTTCATGATAGGCTTTCCTTTTGTTAACCCTAAGACCATCCGCAACAGCAGTCCTTGTTAAATCCTTAACCTTCTCTTTCTTCCTtgatgaaatataataataatattttgtcaGAAATAACCAAGGATCAATCCTTCAATAGGGATTGGAAGGACTTGATCCTTGAccttctctttcttcctctctctctctatctctcctCCCTcgctctctctcaatctcttctcCGTTTGcgttctcttctccttcttctctctttttttttttgaaaaattcttctccttcttctcgtTACGGACTCGTCGGAGACCGAATCGCACCGGACGGTTTGAGTAAATCGGAGCTGATTTGATGGAGAGTAAATCAGAGCTGATTTAATGAGAGTAAATTGGAGCTTGTACGTCTCTGGGAGATCACGGCGAGGGAAGCTCCCTCACGACTGTAACGGGACGATCTGTAACAGTTGAAGTGGATCAGGAACTGCTGTAACAGTTGAAGTGGATGAACAAGGTACATGCACATAACTTGTTTGATGAAATTACTCagagaatttttttaatcagcTAAGAGGTTTATTCTAAATCATTGCAGAGTTAGTCTGAAATAATACTACTATTTTGTTAATATAGTTTTAAGAAAGACAAAAGTAGTGTTTATTCAATGATTATACAAGAGATTGAGCCGGAAAATAATGCAAAAGGTTCATTGAAACGTAAAGGAAGCCGAGCTGAGCCGAGGCAAGACCTAAAGAAAGCCAAAGtcatctttaaaataattaaaattccaGACACCGTGTGGTTCCCACCACCAGCCTGTCCGAAAACCCAAACCTGTTTTGATACACAACATAGACCAGACACCAGCCAAATTcacacatctctctctctctctctatctttcttctttcttggcCGTCTCTCACACCCACTCTCGGTAACCGACGATTCAAGTAATAAGAATAAACAGCATATCCTCCAAGAAAAGGCATTTTCAATTTATTCCTTCAAGAGAGATTAATCCCAATCTGAGCACCATGGATCGCTGCATCTATGGTTGCTCCATCGTATCTTTCTTACTCCTCCTCACTGCATCGGCTTTGCCACAAAGTCTCGAACCGGGTCACCACAACATAACCGGGTCTGGAGGTCAAATCAACTCAAACTCAGTCCTCGTAGCTCTCCTCGACTCTCGTTACACCGAGCTCGCGGAGCTCGTCGAGAAAGCTCTCCTCCTCCAAACACTAGAAGACGCCGTCGGTCGTCACAATATCACAATCTTTGCCCCTCGCAACGAAGCCTTAGAGCGTGACCTTGACCCGGATTTCAAACGGTTCTTGCTCCAACCGGGCAACCTCAAATCTCTCCAGACACTACTCTTGTCCCACATTATCCCCACTCGTGTCGGGTCAAACCAATGGCCCGAAGATAATTCCGGACGGGTCAAACACGTCACGCTAGGCCGCGACCAAGTGCTGCATTTGAGCAAAACCAAAGGTAACGGGAAGAGACTGGTGAACTCCGCCGTGATAACCCGACCCGATGATTTGACCCGACCCGACGGGTTGATCCACGGGATCGAACGGCTTTTAATCCCTCGCTCGGTGCAAGAAGATTTCAACCGGCGGAGAAACCTCCGGTCAATCTCCGCCGTGTTACCCGAAGGAGCTCCGGAGATCGACCCGAGAACAAACCGTCTCAAGAAATCCGCCGCCGCCTCCGTCGCGGTACCCGCCGGATCCCCACCGGTTCTCCCGATCCAATCCGCCATGGCTCCAGGTCCGTCGCTAGCTCCGGCGCCGGCTCCGGGACCCGGAGGTCCACGTCACCATTTCAACGGCGAGGCTCaggtcaaagatttcatccACACGCTGCTGCACTACGGCGGGTACAACGAGATGGCGGATATTCTCGTGAACCTGACGTCGCTCGCGACGGAGATGGGACGGTTGGTGTCGGAAGGCTACGTCCTCACCGTGCTAGCTCCCAACGACGAGGCTATGGCGAAACTGACGACGGATCAGTTGAGCGAGCCCGGGGCTCCGGAGCAGATAATGTATTACCACATTATACCGGAGTATCAGACGGAGGAGAGTATGTATAACTCGGTTAGGAGATTCGGGAAGGTGAAGTATGAAACGCTGCGTTTTCCTCATAAAGTTGCGGCGAAGGAAGCTGATGGTTCGGTTAAGTTCGGTTCTGGTGACCGGTCTGCTTACTTGTTCGATCCGGATATTTACACGGCCGGTCGGATTTCGGTTCAGGGGATTGATGGTGTCTTGTTCCCTGAGGTGGAAGAAGAGACGGTTAAGAAACCGAGTGGTTCGGTTAAGAAAGTTGTTCAGACAAGAAGAGGTACGTTTGATTGATTGTGTTGCGTGTCTATGGTTTGATCATTAGCGTCGTGACTAATTAGGTTTAACATGATAAGTGAGACATGATTATGATCGTTTTTGAGGATAGAAGTTTGTAGTTTTACTCACTTACTTGTGACCAAAGTTATCTAtgaattatgatttttagtacATGATTAACGCTTAGTCACTCTAGGTATTAATTATGTTCTAAAGATAAAGTTTAGTGAGGTATATCAAACATAAGAAAGAATCATTAGAAGCTTCTTCGACATTACCGGTCCTAAAGCATCTTCACACGTttacaaattttcatttattatatttggttaaattattgGCTTTTAGCTTTTTCTAAAGTCTAATTTCCGgaaatagtttttaattaagTGACAGGAGACTGCGATTGGAATTAATTGGTTGTGATCATGACCTAATAATTAAAGTTCTTTATTTCATTAATCAACAGGGAAGTTGCTGGAAGTAGCATGTAGAATGCTTGGAGCAATTGGCAAAGACTCATATATAAGCAAATGCTGAATGAATTCACAAACCCTAAGAGATTACTGAAGCCAAATCTCTAAAGTGTTATCCTTAAACACGTACAAAAGGTTAGGATTCCATGTTACAGTCTATCGatcaataataaataataatctcagAATGATCTATACTAATAAGTGTATTGTTATGTTTTTGGCAGGTTGTTAGGAGAAACAAATGAAGATTTGGAAGAGGCAAAAAAGAGTGGAACATCAATGCTCAAACCATTCTTCAAAGGAATATGAAAGAGGAACTtgtgtttctatatataaaaaaaaatgtttttgggCAGTTTGATTTTTGggatataaaaattgtaattagTTATATGAACTCAATTTTTAATTGACTTGGTGTATGGAAAAAGTGAATTATAAAGtgggaaacaaaataaaaagacgtGAGAACCCACAACCTTTTCTCTTCTTATCTTTTACTTGGTGGGTAAATCTCAACTTAAATGATTTCATTACCATCATCATTATTCCATCACATATACGAATTGGTGGTGATAAAAATGTAGTAACAGATatgcataaatttattttttcaaagaaTTTTGTAATagtattatcattattattagtAAGTGAAACGTATGACTTTTTTAagcataaacaaaataaatatgaaaggtATTTGGTCTGAGAGATAATAAAACATGTGTTGAAGAGAGG
This window harbors:
- the LOC130507332 gene encoding fasciclin-like arabinogalactan protein 18 encodes the protein MDRCIYGCSIVSFLLLLTASALPQSLEPGHHNITGSGGQINSNSVLVALLDSRYTELAELVEKALLLQTLEDAVGRHNITIFAPRNEALERDLDPDFKRFLLQPGNLKSLQTLLLSHIIPTRVGSNQWPEDNSGRVKHVTLGRDQVLHLSKTKGNGKRLVNSAVITRPDDLTRPDGLIHGIERLLIPRSVQEDFNRRRNLRSISAVLPEGAPEIDPRTNRLKKSAAASVAVPAGSPPVLPIQSAMAPGPSLAPAPAPGPGGPRHHFNGEAQVKDFIHTLLHYGGYNEMADILVNLTSLATEMGRLVSEGYVLTVLAPNDEAMAKLTTDQLSEPGAPEQIMYYHIIPEYQTEESMYNSVRRFGKVKYETLRFPHKVAAKEADGSVKFGSGDRSAYLFDPDIYTAGRISVQGIDGVLFPEVEEETVKKPSGSVKKVVQTRRGKLLEVACRMLGAIGKDSYISKC